AATCCCACAACAATAAATAGATACCGACCCGCATGGGTTTGCCCTGTTACGTAATGGCGCCCTGTTCTTCCTTTATCAAGATAAGAAGAGTGGGAAAAACATACCGCCTCAACTTCTTCGGGTACCACACCATGCCGCGCAATATGCTCGACGCTATCT
This portion of the Chlamydiota bacterium genome encodes:
- a CDS encoding BrnT family toxin; amino-acid sequence: MKIAEIVWDEDSVEHIARHGVVPEEVEAVCFSHSSYLDKGRTGRHYVTGQTHAGRYLFIVVGFLNRREVEIITARDMDEKEKYRYKRRK